From Candidatus Vondammii sp. HM_W22, one genomic window encodes:
- a CDS encoding D-alanine--D-alanine ligase: MKIPKYIEIVTSPIGGLNLMPQKTLITMHEALSSYYTNIRITIIKTEQEISELIKRAPDLVISGIKYLGFDHDSIERSSKRKIWFTDILDKYGIKYTGSSRNALELEFDKSEAKKKIQEHGLVTAPFFVTDSDKHKSLEMPLEYPLFIKPLFEGDSRGIDLKSLAYTFQEYQEKVASIFRNQNTVSLVEKFLSGKEYTVAIIEDFRKNNFQIYPIELLAEENKKNIRILGYDDKIADKELALLISDPEIKKIVSSLALNSFKALGAKGYGRIDIKMDENGIPNFIEANLIPGFGFGYFYRCYKLNGGISHRQMIIDIAKNSFDAFD; encoded by the coding sequence ATGAAAATACCAAAATATATCGAAATTGTGACTTCGCCAATTGGAGGGCTCAACCTTATGCCCCAGAAAACATTGATTACTATGCACGAAGCATTAAGTAGCTATTATACTAATATTCGTATAACAATAATTAAAACAGAACAAGAAATAAGCGAGCTCATCAAAAGAGCCCCAGACTTGGTTATTTCTGGTATTAAATATTTAGGATTTGATCATGATTCTATAGAAAGAAGCTCGAAAAGAAAAATATGGTTCACTGACATATTAGATAAGTATGGTATAAAATATACAGGATCATCAAGAAATGCTTTAGAACTTGAATTTGATAAAAGTGAAGCGAAAAAAAAGATACAAGAACATGGTCTTGTTACAGCTCCATTTTTTGTCACCGATTCAGATAAACATAAATCATTAGAAATGCCTCTTGAATATCCATTGTTTATAAAGCCCTTATTTGAAGGAGATTCTCGTGGAATAGATTTAAAGTCTCTTGCCTATACATTTCAGGAGTACCAAGAGAAGGTTGCCTCCATATTTAGAAACCAAAATACTGTTTCACTTGTCGAAAAATTTCTAAGTGGAAAAGAGTATACTGTTGCTATTATTGAAGATTTTAGAAAAAATAATTTTCAAATTTACCCCATAGAACTCCTTGCAGAGGAGAATAAAAAAAATATTCGAATTCTAGGCTATGATGATAAAATTGCAGACAAAGAGCTTGCATTGCTCATCAGTGATCCGGAGATAAAAAAGATAGTTTCAAGTTTAGCACTGAACTCTTTTAAAGCATTAGGCGCAAAGGGTTATGGTCGCATTGATATAAAAATGGACGAAAATGGAATCCCTAATTTTATTGAAGCAAACTTGATCCCTGGATTTGGGTTTGGATATTTTTATAGATGCTACAAACTGAATGGAGGAATTAGTCATAGACAGATGATCATCGATATTGCGAAGAACTCATTTGATGCATTTGACTGA
- a CDS encoding transposase: MKTSRFKDSQIIAILKQAETVTPVSDLCREHGMSSATFYKWRAKYGGMDASLMKRMKELEDENRRLKKMYAETKLEAEIVKEALAKKW; encoded by the coding sequence ATGAAGACATCAAGATTCAAGGACAGCCAGATCATTGCTATTCTCAAGCAGGCTGAGACTGTCACACCAGTTTCCGATCTGTGCCGGGAGCATGGCATGAGCAGTGCCACCTTCTACAAGTGGCGCGCCAAATACGGCGGCATGGACGCCTCTCTCATGAAGCGTATGAAGGAACTCGAGGATGAGAACCGGCGACTCAAGAAGATGTACGCCGAGACCAAATTAGAGGCGGAGATCGTCAAGGAGGCCCTGGCAAAAAAGTGGTAA
- a CDS encoding transposase: MDESDKPASEIALELGIRRNQLYKWKEQLQSKGEQAFPGKLGRPKLKKIKESLPRYDRKTSG, encoded by the coding sequence ATGGATGAGTCTGACAAGCCTGCCTCAGAGATAGCCCTGGAGCTTGGGATCCGAAGAAACCAACTCTATAAATGGAAGGAGCAGTTGCAAAGCAAAGGAGAGCAGGCATTTCCTGGTAAACTAGGCAGGCCAAAGTTAAAGAAGATCAAAGAGAGCTTACCACGCTACGACAGGAAAACGAGCGGCTAA
- a CDS encoding efflux RND transporter periplasmic adaptor subunit: protein MTQFIQKIVLATATLLLLPMLSFAGGPGGKPNMPVPKADVFIIEVQKDLPIILKYPAQIKPFEKVNVVARASGVLEKKYFREGEKVVRGDLLYSIEDDVYVARVNVAKSSLKISQAVFNNALRSWNRIKNLFKDKIVSEDKRDTALSVYEQALASLSLSKANLEQAQIDLDYSKVKAPISGVIGLKKVDIGDFVSASPPTNLIEITHNNRVYVEFSMPLRDYSNIKNDLWITPENGHISVELEIDNNATNRTGMVDFVDVNIQKSTSTVKMRAVVENGDGYLMPGGFVRVIIHDIVQKNVITIPQKAVTQSSLGTTVFVAENGRVSVKSVILGRQTGDKYIVAGGPLTSGDQVIINNFFRLKPDAEVQIDKIINAEGN from the coding sequence ATGACACAATTTATACAAAAAATAGTATTGGCAACAGCAACTTTACTGCTTTTACCGATGTTATCTTTCGCTGGAGGCCCAGGTGGTAAGCCTAATATGCCTGTACCTAAAGCAGATGTTTTTATTATTGAAGTTCAAAAAGACCTGCCAATAATATTGAAATATCCAGCACAGATTAAACCATTTGAAAAAGTGAATGTGGTGGCAAGAGCGTCTGGTGTTTTAGAGAAAAAATATTTTAGGGAAGGAGAGAAGGTAGTCAGAGGCGACTTGCTCTATTCAATCGAAGATGATGTTTATGTAGCGAGAGTCAACGTCGCGAAATCATCCTTGAAAATAAGTCAGGCAGTTTTTAACAATGCCTTAAGAAGTTGGAATAGAATTAAAAATCTTTTTAAAGATAAAATCGTCAGTGAAGACAAAAGAGATACAGCGCTCTCTGTTTATGAGCAAGCATTAGCCTCTCTTTCTCTGTCGAAAGCAAATTTAGAGCAAGCGCAAATAGATCTGGATTACTCAAAAGTAAAAGCACCTATTAGCGGCGTTATCGGATTGAAAAAAGTTGATATTGGTGATTTTGTGAGTGCAAGTCCACCAACTAACCTTATTGAAATCACTCATAACAATAGAGTGTACGTGGAATTCTCTATGCCACTTCGTGACTATTCAAATATAAAGAATGATCTTTGGATAACACCGGAAAATGGCCATATTTCTGTTGAACTTGAAATAGATAATAATGCAACGAATAGAACAGGGATGGTTGATTTTGTGGATGTAAATATTCAAAAGTCGACCTCCACGGTAAAGATGAGAGCCGTTGTTGAAAATGGTGATGGTTATTTGATGCCTGGTGGATTCGTTAGAGTGATTATTCATGATATTGTGCAAAAAAATGTTATTACCATACCTCAAAAGGCCGTTACACAAAGCTCGCTTGGAACAACTGTATTTGTTGCTGAAAATGGTCGTGTTAGTGTCAAGTCCGTTATATTAGGTCGTCAAACGGGGGATAAATATATTGTTGCCGGAGGGCCTTTAACAAGTGGTGATCAAGTTATCATTAATAACTTCTTCAGATTAAAACCCGATGCTGAAGTCCAGATAGATAAAATAATTAATGCAGAAGGCAACTAG
- a CDS encoding ABC transporter permease has translation MNRYSRYWVAFKAILVKEILRFIRIWIQTVLPPAITTILYFIIFGNLIGQRIGEMDGVRYIDFIVPGLILMAVITNSYSNVVSSFFSSKYQRHVEELLISPVPNWVILGGFVGGGVARGMVVGLTVTVVSLLFTDLHILSYGWTLTVVVLTSTLFALAGFINAIYANSFDDISIVPSFILTPLTYLGGVFYSIHMLPEFWQNVSLANPIFYMVNAFRYGLLGMSDTHIGAALGIILLFIVGLTGFSLYLLKRGIGIKS, from the coding sequence GTGAACCGCTACAGTCGCTACTGGGTCGCTTTCAAGGCCATTCTCGTCAAAGAGATTCTGCGCTTTATCAGAATCTGGATTCAGACGGTGCTGCCTCCGGCAATCACAACAATTCTTTACTTTATTATTTTTGGGAACCTGATTGGCCAGCGTATCGGCGAAATGGATGGGGTGCGCTATATCGACTTCATTGTGCCGGGGTTGATTCTGATGGCGGTGATAACCAACTCTTACTCCAATGTGGTCTCCTCCTTCTTCAGCAGTAAATACCAGCGCCATGTGGAGGAGTTGCTGATATCGCCTGTTCCCAACTGGGTGATTCTCGGTGGCTTTGTGGGTGGGGGTGTTGCCCGTGGCATGGTGGTGGGCCTTACGGTAACGGTTGTCTCCCTGCTATTTACCGACCTGCACATTCTGAGCTATGGCTGGACCCTGACTGTCGTTGTTCTTACCTCGACACTTTTTGCCTTGGCAGGCTTCATTAACGCAATTTACGCCAACAGTTTTGATGACATCTCTATTGTGCCCTCATTTATTCTCACGCCGCTGACCTATCTCGGCGGTGTCTTCTACTCTATCCACATGCTTCCGGAGTTCTGGCAAAATGTCTCACTGGCCAATCCAATCTTTTATATGGTGAATGCGTTCCGGTACGGCCTGCTTGGTATGTCAGACACCCATATCGGGGCAGCCCTGGGTATTATTTTACTGTTCATTGTCGGGCTAACCGGTTTCAGTCTTTATTTGCTGAAACGGGGTATAGGGATTAAGAGTTGA
- a CDS encoding integrase core domain-containing protein has product MVTPIDDDQSNLGFRVVLFVPAQLKGYPYNHKRVYRIYREFELNLRIKPKRRLKRDVPDALAVPRQINIMWSMDFMHDSLADGRSFRTFNVINDYNREGLGIEVDFLLPAVRVIRALEQIIEWRGKPNSIRCDNGPELISGQLMEWAEKQWIKLHYIQPGNPQQNAYVERFNRTVRHEWLNQHLFESIEYAQHTATQWLWRYNTEPPNMAIGGITPYQKLAQAA; this is encoded by the coding sequence TTGGTTACTCCGATTGACGATGACCAATCGAACCTGGGGTTTCGGGTTGTGCTATTTGTACCTGCGCAATTGAAGGGTTACCCCTACAATCATAAACGTGTATACCGCATATACAGGGAGTTTGAGCTGAACTTGCGAATCAAGCCCAAACGTCGATTGAAGCGCGACGTGCCGGATGCGCTAGCTGTACCTCGTCAAATTAACATCATGTGGTCGATGGATTTTATGCATGACAGCCTGGCCGATGGCCGTAGCTTCAGGACGTTCAATGTCATCAACGACTACAATCGTGAGGGGCTGGGTATTGAGGTGGACTTCTTGTTACCGGCAGTGCGTGTCATTCGTGCACTGGAACAGATCATCGAGTGGCGAGGCAAGCCAAATTCCATTCGCTGCGACAATGGCCCCGAACTAATCAGTGGTCAACTGATGGAGTGGGCAGAGAAACAATGGATTAAGTTACACTATATCCAGCCCGGCAACCCGCAACAGAACGCGTACGTGGAGCGTTTTAACAGAACAGTTCGACATGAATGGCTGAACCAGCATCTCTTTGAGTCGATCGAGTATGCCCAGCACACCGCCACTCAATGGTTGTGGCGCTACAATACAGAGCCGCCAAACATGGCCATTGGAGGAATAACCCCGTATCAAAAGTTGGCGCAAGCCGCATAA
- a CDS encoding transposase translates to MNQKRVYKSCPQAFKEEAVGLVTDQGYSVAEAAKSLGIRANQLYGCKTKIEASKQDGALSADERTELHRLRRENKHLRIEKDILKKASALFAKEMK, encoded by the coding sequence ATGAATCAAAAACGAGTTTACAAGAGTTGCCCTCAAGCCTTTAAAGAAGAAGCGGTTGGATTGGTGACAGATCAAGGTTATTCGGTCGCTGAGGCGGCTAAATCACTGGGTATTCGAGCTAATCAACTCTATGGTTGTAAAACAAAGATTGAAGCCTCAAAACAAGACGGTGCGTTATCAGCCGATGAGCGGACGGAGCTTCACCGATTACGCAGAGAGAATAAGCACCTACGTATCGAAAAGGACATATTAAAAAAGGCTTCAGCCTTGTTCGCCAAAGAAATGAAATAA
- a CDS encoding TetR/AcrR family transcriptional regulator: protein MIQAEQSSPPSELSPGAQGILKIAEALFAEKGFDAVSLNQIAMHAQVSKANIFHHFKSKEALYLSVLKGACTRSAAALDVGKTRSTDNPLEQMEQFYLSHLQTILSESLSTQLIQRELMENSEQRGKQLAEEVFADTFSKVVSLVNRAKAKGMVREEIDPSLLAFLLLGSSGIFFEMRSVLKHLPDVHFAESPEDYSAAVIDILKNGFK, encoded by the coding sequence ATGATCCAGGCGGAACAATCATCACCACCCTCCGAGTTGTCTCCGGGCGCTCAAGGGATTCTTAAGATAGCCGAGGCTTTGTTTGCAGAAAAAGGCTTTGATGCGGTTTCACTCAATCAGATTGCCATGCATGCACAAGTCAGTAAGGCGAATATATTCCATCATTTCAAATCAAAGGAAGCGCTTTATTTATCGGTGCTAAAGGGTGCCTGTACTCGGTCTGCAGCAGCTCTTGATGTGGGAAAAACACGATCAACTGATAATCCGCTTGAGCAGATGGAGCAATTTTACCTCAGCCATCTGCAAACAATATTGTCGGAGTCTCTATCGACCCAATTAATTCAGCGGGAGCTGATGGAAAACAGTGAGCAGAGAGGTAAGCAGCTTGCGGAAGAGGTGTTTGCAGATACTTTTTCCAAAGTCGTAAGCTTAGTGAATCGGGCGAAAGCCAAGGGGATGGTCAGAGAAGAAATAGATCCATCTTTACTTGCTTTCCTCTTGTTGGGTTCAAGTGGTATTTTCTTTGAAATGCGCTCTGTATTAAAGCATCTGCCAGATGTTCACTTTGCTGAATCTCCGGAAGATTACAGCGCAGCTGTTATTGACATATTGAAAAATGGATTTAAATAG
- a CDS encoding glucosamine--fructose-6-phosphate aminotransferase — MPKFITSLTNWGSDSFSRVLKSEIENLETSVLPLHKGTTQGGLVDDSNISATIINFAEEEGYIRAKVGIFFNEIIGGCSCGDDPLSENAYCEIQVSIDKVTAEANFLVESEAS, encoded by the coding sequence ATGCCTAAATTTATCACTTCATTGACTAACTGGGGATCGGACTCCTTTTCACGGGTATTGAAAAGTGAAATCGAGAATCTGGAAACGAGCGTGTTGCCTTTGCATAAAGGTACCACTCAAGGTGGGCTTGTCGATGATAGTAATATCAGTGCGACTATTATAAATTTTGCTGAGGAAGAGGGTTATATTCGGGCTAAAGTTGGCATTTTTTTTAATGAAATTATCGGTGGTTGTAGCTGTGGGGACGATCCATTGTCAGAAAATGCCTATTGTGAGATACAGGTCTCGATCGATAAGGTAACAGCTGAAGCTAATTTTTTAGTCGAATCAGAAGCTTCTTAA
- a CDS encoding metallophosphoesterase gives MFTRTPGPPPGRLLQSGKKAGRQADRSQPPQPLRPAAAQAARTHRRRALHRRHPLQRGYRRERLWLESRHPVYISDKPKLNPGHLSDLHLSSRQALYPDSPAQLIPGADTATSPPLGPQSHHNAAALKRLLDAMGKDPEIDLLLLTGDLYDHAINVDPAHEAHQSLNTPGDLWRAMDQAHHNDRDRYPRHIDALYAVSLIHHFIDRYQKPVCYIDGNHEAYEMPYGISPRLDKGNGMFMFLHGQRANAGIPADHGLTIYEAALLYGPGYGHYHTLDNFKADNLCWLHHLITPWRDWLTAHGKQQTWIGLGWGDDEEYAGSTATGGGSLPRANQACTDDQWALVQNAVEKDPAAEKLLLSHFTYVNYATDIPLTTGNSKIDADDVSPGDIGPGDRDNLDEGSFHDNRKALYETYLLPGKIHYTFSGHSHRAGVYRLTGEPGYVTRKITTRGDYPDGYTHPDGTACLLVAGSGGPITRQNREGEYAGYGMEAPQGLKLDTESGKVNIVRDAQTRPRMAVLLDYLWYEGGHKALQYGLKGDGRRFQLRLDERWLKASEHGGEMLDEIRLHLHSGGKAGYQGYIRLKQTACEASQWTERVSLGSRSALVPVRGVDVEYEVAEGEGGCRGGILITKRKRLSLMVALQCTSSPSTSNRSNTATGINTTTTTRPGVFRQVCLSLRRVRTGS, from the coding sequence CTGTTCACACGAACCCCAGGACCGCCTCCAGGCCGACTACTTCAGTCAGGCAAAAAAGCAGGGCGGCAAGCAGATCGATCGCAGCCGCCTCAACCCCTGCGACCGGCGGCGGCGCAAGCAGCCCGAACTCACCGGCGACGGGCGCTACACCGGCGACACCCCCTTCAGCGAGGGTACCGCAGAGAGCGCCTCTGGCTGGAGAGCCGTCACCCTGTCTACATCAGCGACAAACCCAAGCTCAACCCCGGCCACCTCAGCGACCTGCACCTCTCATCCCGCCAGGCCCTCTACCCAGACAGCCCGGCGCAACTCATCCCCGGCGCCGACACCGCCACCTCGCCCCCACTCGGCCCCCAGTCCCACCACAACGCCGCCGCCCTGAAACGCCTGCTCGACGCCATGGGCAAAGACCCGGAGATCGACCTGCTGCTGCTCACCGGCGATCTCTACGACCACGCCATCAACGTCGACCCGGCCCACGAGGCCCATCAATCCCTCAACACCCCCGGTGATCTCTGGCGGGCCATGGACCAGGCGCACCATAACGACCGCGACCGCTACCCCCGGCACATCGACGCCCTTTACGCCGTCAGCCTGATCCACCACTTCATCGACCGCTACCAAAAGCCGGTCTGCTACATCGACGGCAACCACGAGGCCTACGAAATGCCCTATGGCATCAGCCCGCGCCTTGACAAAGGGAACGGGATGTTCATGTTCCTCCACGGCCAACGCGCCAACGCCGGCATCCCCGCCGATCACGGCCTGACCATCTACGAAGCGGCACTGCTCTACGGTCCCGGTTACGGCCACTACCACACCCTGGACAACTTCAAAGCCGACAACCTCTGCTGGCTGCACCACCTGATCACCCCCTGGCGTGACTGGCTCACCGCCCACGGCAAGCAACAGACCTGGATCGGCCTCGGCTGGGGCGACGACGAGGAGTATGCCGGCTCCACAGCCACCGGTGGCGGCTCCTTGCCCCGGGCCAACCAAGCCTGCACCGACGATCAATGGGCCCTGGTGCAAAATGCCGTTGAAAAAGACCCGGCCGCAGAAAAGCTGCTGCTCAGCCACTTCACCTACGTTAACTACGCCACCGATATCCCGCTGACGACCGGCAACAGCAAAATAGACGCCGATGACGTGTCGCCGGGCGATATCGGCCCGGGGGACCGGGATAACCTCGACGAAGGCAGTTTCCACGACAACCGCAAAGCGCTCTATGAAACCTACCTGCTCCCCGGCAAAATCCACTACACCTTCTCCGGCCACAGCCACCGGGCGGGGGTTTACCGGCTCACCGGCGAGCCCGGCTATGTCACCCGCAAAATCACCACCCGGGGCGACTACCCCGATGGCTACACCCACCCGGACGGCACCGCCTGCCTGCTGGTGGCGGGTTCCGGCGGTCCCATCACCCGGCAGAACCGCGAGGGAGAGTACGCCGGTTACGGCATGGAGGCCCCTCAGGGGCTGAAGCTCGATACCGAAAGCGGCAAGGTCAACATCGTGCGCGACGCACAAACAAGACCGCGCATGGCGGTGTTGCTGGACTACCTCTGGTACGAAGGCGGGCATAAGGCGCTGCAATACGGCCTGAAAGGCGATGGCAGGCGGTTCCAGCTACGCCTCGACGAGCGCTGGCTCAAGGCCAGCGAACACGGCGGTGAGATGCTCGATGAGATCCGCCTGCACCTGCACAGCGGTGGTAAAGCAGGCTATCAGGGATATATCCGGCTGAAGCAGACCGCCTGCGAAGCAAGCCAATGGACAGAGCGAGTAAGCCTCGGTAGCCGGTCGGCGCTCGTGCCGGTTCGTGGGGTCGATGTGGAGTATGAGGTTGCTGAAGGGGAAGGGGGATGTCGTGGGGGGATCTTGATAACGAAAAGAAAGAGATTATCATTAATGGTGGCTCTCCAATGTACTTCCTCTCCATCCACCTCAAACAGATCGAACACGGCCACCGGCATAAACACTACGACTACGACTCGCCCTGGTGTTTTCCGGCAAGTGTGTCTGAGTCTGAGAAGGGTGAGAACAGGCTCGTGA
- a CDS encoding ABC transporter ATP-binding protein produces the protein MTALSIKNLKKVYKNGFEALKGIDLEVERGDFFALLGPNGAGKSTAIGIISSLVTKSAGTVKVFGHDLDADPEGVKSCIGLVPQEFNFNQWDPVAEVVVNQAGYYGIARKEAWRRAEESLRQLDLWDNRNLMSRNLSGGMKRRLMIARALVHRPELLILDEPTAGVDIEIRRSMWEFMRELNRQGTTIILTTHYLEEAESLCRNIAIINQGKIVEHSRMDALLNQLHNQTIVLNLKQSLDTLPELDGYGLTQPDGNILEVEIGRGQSINEMFQLLSQQGIEVTSMRNKQNRLEQLFINMLKNSRNGGVQ, from the coding sequence ATGACCGCACTCTCCATAAAAAACCTGAAAAAGGTCTATAAAAATGGCTTTGAAGCCCTAAAAGGTATTGATCTTGAAGTGGAGAGAGGAGACTTCTTTGCCCTGCTGGGACCGAATGGTGCCGGTAAATCCACCGCTATCGGCATTATCAGTTCCCTGGTAACCAAGAGTGCCGGCACGGTCAAGGTTTTCGGCCATGATCTGGACGCTGACCCGGAAGGTGTAAAATCCTGCATTGGCCTTGTTCCCCAGGAGTTTAACTTTAACCAGTGGGATCCGGTGGCAGAGGTTGTGGTCAATCAGGCTGGATATTATGGCATTGCCCGCAAAGAGGCATGGCGGCGGGCGGAAGAGAGCCTGCGGCAACTGGATCTTTGGGACAACCGTAACCTGATGTCGCGAAACCTCTCCGGTGGCATGAAGCGGCGGCTGATGATTGCAAGGGCACTGGTTCATCGCCCTGAGCTGCTGATTCTGGATGAGCCAACAGCAGGAGTGGATATTGAGATTCGCCGTTCGATGTGGGAGTTCATGAGGGAGCTGAATCGTCAGGGTACGACGATTATTCTGACCACCCACTATCTCGAAGAGGCCGAAAGCCTCTGTCGCAATATCGCCATTATCAACCAGGGAAAGATTGTTGAGCATAGCCGGATGGACGCACTGCTCAATCAATTGCACAATCAAACCATTGTGCTCAATCTGAAACAATCATTGGATACATTGCCGGAACTGGACGGCTATGGTTTGACGCAACCGGATGGAAATATTCTTGAAGTCGAGATTGGCCGGGGTCAGAGTATCAATGAGATGTTTCAGCTTCTTTCACAGCAAGGCATCGAAGTAACCAGCATGCGCAACAAGCAGAACCGTCTGGAGCAGCTGTTCATCAATATGCTAAAGAATAGCCGCAATGGGGGTGTCCAGTGA
- a CDS encoding pentapeptide repeat-containing protein: MITLRHRLILIGSLFFVSLTPGNAMSLIPPLPPGSELKALLQDVERLNTALEQNPDLLSDTRLKDLELTGLVLKNVTLSNLKLTRADWSNVTIEGATWIGVKMKESELDNVTFNRVYFNLDEAVYWGSTDFVKSRLHNVHFVESELIEVRIKKLKPSRLFFEHSKLRTRVNESHQQRSGGLGHSQLDLFIRDSDIASSIIGPLKYPSNVLIENSRVIGGVGGELKSLIIRNSHFDGNGPQRADYVLVEDSKISTGFPRARFIHLKNNEYLHDGLLGSGIGLGKVETVIIDGCKASSSLTIGKKTRIQNFHIRNCVLSEPYLKRAQVELFQLCDVKVELESEKSAISYPRAWNNASIRHLQLHNVRFQGAFPPATGLKIGHLQSGQSTLPEKLRDAARQQSPLAACPPLPDTERLKREALSDDPPLSLAVELQDRLIADYKASVPRANPPFHEALFDHLQCQLPFRHEWIEHYHNHYGLGADLLPPLYAVSAYCSSTGDWRRSSARAVRVEYTTATPSGTPSPDPTGNPASCSS, from the coding sequence ATGATCACCCTGCGCCACCGACTCATCCTCATCGGAAGCCTGTTTTTTGTCTCATTAACCCCAGGAAACGCTATGAGCCTCATACCCCCGCTACCCCCCGGCAGTGAACTGAAAGCGCTGCTGCAAGATGTCGAACGCCTCAACACGGCCCTGGAGCAAAACCCCGATCTGCTCAGCGATACCCGGCTGAAAGACCTGGAGCTGACCGGCCTGGTGCTGAAAAATGTAACGCTGAGCAACCTCAAGCTCACTCGGGCAGACTGGTCCAACGTCACCATCGAGGGGGCCACCTGGATCGGGGTAAAGATGAAAGAGAGCGAACTGGATAATGTCACCTTCAACCGGGTCTACTTTAACCTGGATGAGGCGGTTTACTGGGGCTCGACGGATTTTGTCAAAAGCCGTCTGCACAATGTGCATTTTGTCGAATCTGAACTGATCGAAGTACGTATCAAAAAACTCAAGCCCAGCCGGCTGTTTTTTGAGCACAGCAAACTGAGAACGAGGGTGAATGAATCTCATCAACAAAGATCGGGGGGTCTGGGCCATTCACAACTGGATCTGTTTATTCGAGACTCGGACATTGCGTCTTCGATCATAGGCCCGCTGAAATACCCCTCCAACGTCCTTATCGAAAACAGCCGCGTCATCGGCGGAGTGGGTGGCGAACTCAAGAGCCTGATCATCCGCAACAGCCATTTCGACGGCAACGGACCACAGCGGGCGGACTATGTGCTGGTGGAAGATTCCAAAATAAGCACCGGCTTCCCCCGCGCACGTTTTATCCATCTGAAGAATAACGAATACCTCCATGACGGGCTCCTAGGCAGTGGTATTGGGCTTGGCAAAGTAGAGACAGTGATTATCGATGGTTGTAAAGCCTCCTCCTCTCTGACTATCGGCAAAAAAACGCGTATTCAGAATTTCCATATTCGTAATTGCGTACTCTCGGAGCCCTACCTGAAAAGAGCGCAAGTGGAGCTTTTCCAGCTATGCGATGTGAAAGTGGAACTCGAATCGGAAAAGTCAGCTATCAGCTACCCACGAGCTTGGAACAACGCCTCCATCCGCCACCTCCAACTCCACAACGTCCGGTTCCAGGGTGCATTCCCCCCCGCCACCGGACTCAAGATCGGCCACCTCCAAAGCGGACAGAGCACGCTCCCTGAAAAGCTCCGGGACGCCGCCAGACAGCAAAGCCCTCTGGCGGCCTGTCCGCCCCTGCCCGATACCGAACGCCTCAAGCGCGAAGCCCTCTCCGATGATCCGCCGCTTTCTCTGGCCGTTGAGCTCCAGGATCGCCTGATCGCCGACTACAAGGCATCGGTTCCCCGTGCCAATCCCCCTTTTCATGAAGCTCTGTTCGACCACCTGCAGTGCCAGCTCCCGTTTCGCCATGAGTGGATAGAGCACTACCACAACCACTACGGCCTCGGCGCCGATCTGCTGCCACCCCTGTACGCGGTGTCAGCCTACTGCTCTTCGACGGGCGACTGGAGGCGGTCATCGGCGAGGGCTGTGAGGGTCGAGTACACTACCGCAACCCCGTCTGGCACGCCGTCACCGGACCCTACGGGGAATCCCGCCAGCTGCTCGAGCTGA
- a CDS encoding IS3 family transposase has product MPVNRLCQIVGLSRSSYYAWVKRPTLLISAEELQLYRRAKALFAASRQSLGSRELMKKLREEGFSIGRYRTKTVMRKLGLRVTRGIVISGV; this is encoded by the coding sequence TTGCCGGTTAACCGCTTATGCCAAATTGTTGGATTGAGTCGATCAAGCTACTACGCGTGGGTTAAGCGGCCTACCCTGTTAATCAGCGCTGAAGAGTTACAGCTTTATCGCCGAGCTAAAGCCTTGTTTGCAGCAAGCCGCCAAAGTCTGGGCTCCAGAGAGCTAATGAAAAAACTGCGCGAAGAAGGCTTCTCTATTGGCCGCTATCGAACGAAAACTGTGATGCGTAAGCTAGGGCTGCGCGTCACACGAGGTATAGTCATTTCTGGCGTATGA